The following coding sequences are from one Anabas testudineus chromosome 16, fAnaTes1.2, whole genome shotgun sequence window:
- the snap91a gene encoding clathrin coat assembly protein AP180 isoform X2: MSGQTLTDRIAAAQYTLTGSEVCRAVCKATTHEQTAPKKKHLEYLIQATQETNVNVPQMADTLMERVGNASWVVVFKALITTHHLMVNGNERFLQFLASRNTLFNLSNFLDKTGSHGYDMSTFIRRYSRYLNEKAFAYRQMSFDFGRVKKGADGAMRTMTVEKLLKGMHTLQSQIDALLDFDVHAQELNNGVINACFLLLFKDLIKLYACYSDGIINLLEKFFSMKRSQCKDGLEIYKRFLTRMTRVSEFFKIAEQVGIDKNDIPELTQAPESLLESLETHLNTLEGKKPEDKSPTKDATANNSSPAAGAAAGAAAAPPAKPAPPAPPARPGPPAKPPPPSVTPTALAPTSTTTSNALDDGFLLDLDPIASSSARGGATTSSTTGWGDLLAGAAPAAADGASEALLAEGQSAGAGAAVTAPSAAAAPAAAIATPATAATPAPATLPVSAPATTSASDMDLFGDAFAPSPGDGPAAAAVGPAADAFGGSDPFATTEGSADIAPELDLFAMRPTDTGPAAAVTPPTSSEAPTTVAPIAAPAAPTPSSTTTTTTTTTTTTTDTTTTESAAAPTLDIFGDMFDSMPEQSPTTESKAATTPSVDLFGADLPAVSRGPSPLPEPAPAGDIVTDSFTSPAPAATTPAATAPAAAPVPETSSPPKAELAPVIDLLDSFGSPVKETPSSAPGGPGEDLLGGLMSPTLAPTAAPALAPLAPASVQNDLLESGFDALGSLPSPTPPVPAAATAVPIVSAAAAPEQATPTPAPSGGFDASMFGGLGDLLMPAVTPQSTGGSTAGSTAGSMGTPVGLGGIAAAPPATPPATKTIGGDLDSSLANLIGDLGVKKKDPQSEKKLTGGANWTPQVAPTSWGTPGAPMAAAAPGAPGAPGAAPPAGAMVPPLSAQPGFGMPPAAGPGAPMMQPMMGQPMMGQPMMRPPFTGVAGAVPGATAPGAPISPAPTSQSPKKPKDPLAELDLKDFL; this comes from the exons acCTGATCCAGGCCACCCAGGAGACCAATGTGAACGTCCCCCAGATGGCTGACACACTGATGGAAAGAGTCGGCAATGCCAGCTGGGTGGTGGTTTTCAAAGCCCTGATCACCACACACCACCTCATGGTGAATGGCAACGAG AGATTCTTGCAGTTCCTGGCATCTAGAAACACCTTGTTCAACCTGAGCAACTTCCTGGACAAGACCGGCTCCCACG GCTACGACATGTCCACATTTATCAGACGCTACAGCCGCTATCTCAACGAGAAGGCCTTTGCCTACAGACAGATGTCATTTGACTTTGGCCGAGTCAAAAAAGG AGCTGACGGCGCGATGAGAACCATGACGGTAGAGAAGCTGTTGAAAGGAATGCACACGCTGCAGAGCCAGATCGACGCACTGCTGGATTTCGAT GTGCATGCACAGGAACTGAACAACGGCGTGATAAACGCCTGCTTTCTCCTGCTCTTCAAAGATCTGATCAAGTTATACGCTTGCTACAGTGACGGCATCATTAACCTGTTAG AAAAATTTTTTAGTATGAAGAGAAGTCAGTGTAAAGACGGTCTGGAGATCTACAAAAGATTCCTGACACGAATGACTCGGGTTTCTGAATTCTTCAAAATCGCTGAG CAAGTGGGAATAGACAAAAATGACATACCTGAACTGACTCAG GCCCCGGAAAGTCTTCTGGAGTCCCTGGAGACCCACCTCAACACTCTGGAGGGCAAGAAGCC AGAGGATAA gTCACCTACCAAG GATGCAACGGCCAACAACAGCTCAccagctgctggtgctgctgctggtgctgctgctgcaccgcCGGCCAAGCCTGCGCCTCCAGCGCCCCCTGCTCGCCCCGGGCCGCCTGCCAAACCCCCTCCGCCCTCTGTCACCCCCACTGCGCTggcccccacctccaccactaCCAGCAA CGCCCTTGATGATGGTTTTCTGTTGGATCTAGATCCCATTGCCTCCTCCTCGGCACGGGGTGGTGCAACGACTTCTTCTACAACTGGATGGGGAG aTCTCTTGGCTGGGG CAGCTCCAGCTGCCGCTGATGGAGCCTCTGAAGCTCTCCTGGCGGAGGGACAGTcagctggtgctggtgctgctgtcactgctccctctgcagctgctgctcccGCAGCCGCTATTGCTACCCCTGCCACTGCTGCCACGCCGGCTCCTGCCACGCTGCCTGTCTCAGCTCCTGCCACCACCTCAGCCAGCGACATGGACCTTTTTGGAG ATGCGTTTGCACCTTCCCCAGGAGATGGTCCTGCTGCCGCGGCCGTGGGCCCCGCTGCTGATGCGTTTGGTGGATCTG ACCCCTTCGCTACAACGGAGGGGAGTGCAGACATTGCTCCAGAGCTGGACCTGTTCGCTATGAGGCCCACCGACACGGGGCCCGCTGCCGCTGTCACCCCTCCCACCTCTAGCGAGGCGCCGACCACCGTTGCCCCCATCGCTGCCCCTGCTGCCCCCACCCCTtcttccaccaccaccaccaccaccactaccactactactaccaccgACACCACCACCACAGAGTCTGCAGCCGCCCCGACTCTAGATATCTTTGGTG ATATGTTTGATTCTATGCCTGAGCAAAGCCCCACCACAGAATCCAAAGCTGCTACCACTCCTAGCGTAGACCTTTTTGGTGCAG ACCTCCCTGCTGTTTCACGCGGTCCCTCTCCTTTGCCCGAGCCGGCTCCGGCTGGAGACATTGTGACGG ACTCGTTTACAtctccagctcctgctgcaACTACTCCTGCTGCAactgctcctgctgcagctcccGTCCCAGAGACGTCCTCTCCACCCAAAGCAGAGCTGGCGCCAGTTATTGACTTGCTGG ACTCCTTTGGCAGTCCCGTGAAAGAGACGCCGAGCTCTGCTCCTGGAGGACCTGGAGAAGACTTGCTGGGAG GCCTGATGTCCCCCACCCTGGCCCCCACTGCCGCCCCAGCTTTGGCTCCCTTAGCTCCAGCTTCAGTGCAGAATGACCTCCTGGAGTCGGGTTTTGACGCACTGGGCTCGCTGCCTTCTCCAACTCCACCAGTACCTGCTGCAGCTACAGCAGTGCCCATagtgtcagctgcagcagcaccagagCAGGCGACTCCCACACCAGCGCCCTCTGGTGGCTTTGATGCTTCAA TGTTTGGTGGGTTAGGTGACTTGCTGATGCCCGCCGTAACGCCCCAGAGCACCGGGGGCAGCACTGCTGGAAGCACAGCTGGAAGCATGGGGACTCCTGTTGGATTGGGAGGCATTGCAGCTGCTCCTCCCGCCACTCCACCTGCTACCAAAACCATTGGGGGAGATCTTGACTCGTCACTGGCCAACCTGATTGGAG ACCTCGGagtaaagaaaaa AGACCCACAGAGTGAGAAGAAACTGACTGGAGGGGCCAACTGGACACCACAGGTGGCCCCCACAAGTTGGGGTACACCAGGAGCGCCCATG GCTGCTGCCGCCCCTGGAGCTCCTGGGGCGCCAGGAGCGGCTCCACCTGCTGGAGCCATGGTGCCACCCCTGAGTGCTCAGCCTGGCTTTGGCATG CCTCCAGCAGCAGGGCCAGGAGCTCCCATGATGCAGCCCATGATGGGCCAGCCTATGATGGGACAGCCAATGATGAGACCTCCCTTCACAGGGGTGGCTGGAGCTGTACCCGGAGCCACAGCACCAGGGGCACCG
- the snap91a gene encoding clathrin coat assembly protein AP180 isoform X1 has product MSGQTLTDRIAAAQYTLTGSEVCRAVCKATTHEQTAPKKKHLEYLIQATQETNVNVPQMADTLMERVGNASWVVVFKALITTHHLMVNGNERFLQFLASRNTLFNLSNFLDKTGSHGYDMSTFIRRYSRYLNEKAFAYRQMSFDFGRVKKGADGAMRTMTVEKLLKGMHTLQSQIDALLDFDVHAQELNNGVINACFLLLFKDLIKLYACYSDGIINLLEKFFSMKRSQCKDGLEIYKRFLTRMTRVSEFFKIAEQVGIDKNDIPELTQAPESLLESLETHLNTLEGKKPEDKSPTKDATANNSSPAAGAAAGAAAAPPAKPAPPAPPARPGPPAKPPPPSVTPTALAPTSTTTSNALDDGFLLDLDPIASSSARGGATTSSTTGWGDLLAGAAPAAADGASEALLAEGQSAGAGAAVTAPSAAAAPAAAIATPATAATPAPATLPVSAPATTSASDMDLFGDAFAPSPGDGPAAAAVGPAADAFGGSDPFATTEGSADIAPELDLFAMRPTDTGPAAAVTPPTSSEAPTTVAPIAAPAAPTPSSTTTTTTTTTTTTTDTTTTESAAAPTLDIFGDMFDSMPEQSPTTESKAATTPSVDLFGADLPAVSRGPSPLPEPAPAGDIVTDSFTSPAPAATTPAATAPAAAPVPETSSPPKAELAPVIDLLDSFGSPVKETPSSAPGGPGEDLLGGLMSPTLAPTAAPALAPLAPASVQNDLLESGFDALGSLPSPTPPVPAAATAVPIVSAAAAPEQATPTPAPSGGFDASMFGGLGDLLMPAVTPQSTGGSTAGSTAGSMGTPVGLGGIAAAPPATPPATKTIGGDLDSSLANLIGDLGVKKKDPQSEKKLTGGANWTPQVAPTSWGTPGAPMAAAAPGAPGAPGAAPPAGAMVPPLSAQPGFGMQPPAAGPGAPMMQPMMGQPMMGQPMMRPPFTGVAGAVPGATAPGAPISPAPTSQSPKKPKDPLAELDLKDFL; this is encoded by the exons acCTGATCCAGGCCACCCAGGAGACCAATGTGAACGTCCCCCAGATGGCTGACACACTGATGGAAAGAGTCGGCAATGCCAGCTGGGTGGTGGTTTTCAAAGCCCTGATCACCACACACCACCTCATGGTGAATGGCAACGAG AGATTCTTGCAGTTCCTGGCATCTAGAAACACCTTGTTCAACCTGAGCAACTTCCTGGACAAGACCGGCTCCCACG GCTACGACATGTCCACATTTATCAGACGCTACAGCCGCTATCTCAACGAGAAGGCCTTTGCCTACAGACAGATGTCATTTGACTTTGGCCGAGTCAAAAAAGG AGCTGACGGCGCGATGAGAACCATGACGGTAGAGAAGCTGTTGAAAGGAATGCACACGCTGCAGAGCCAGATCGACGCACTGCTGGATTTCGAT GTGCATGCACAGGAACTGAACAACGGCGTGATAAACGCCTGCTTTCTCCTGCTCTTCAAAGATCTGATCAAGTTATACGCTTGCTACAGTGACGGCATCATTAACCTGTTAG AAAAATTTTTTAGTATGAAGAGAAGTCAGTGTAAAGACGGTCTGGAGATCTACAAAAGATTCCTGACACGAATGACTCGGGTTTCTGAATTCTTCAAAATCGCTGAG CAAGTGGGAATAGACAAAAATGACATACCTGAACTGACTCAG GCCCCGGAAAGTCTTCTGGAGTCCCTGGAGACCCACCTCAACACTCTGGAGGGCAAGAAGCC AGAGGATAA gTCACCTACCAAG GATGCAACGGCCAACAACAGCTCAccagctgctggtgctgctgctggtgctgctgctgcaccgcCGGCCAAGCCTGCGCCTCCAGCGCCCCCTGCTCGCCCCGGGCCGCCTGCCAAACCCCCTCCGCCCTCTGTCACCCCCACTGCGCTggcccccacctccaccactaCCAGCAA CGCCCTTGATGATGGTTTTCTGTTGGATCTAGATCCCATTGCCTCCTCCTCGGCACGGGGTGGTGCAACGACTTCTTCTACAACTGGATGGGGAG aTCTCTTGGCTGGGG CAGCTCCAGCTGCCGCTGATGGAGCCTCTGAAGCTCTCCTGGCGGAGGGACAGTcagctggtgctggtgctgctgtcactgctccctctgcagctgctgctcccGCAGCCGCTATTGCTACCCCTGCCACTGCTGCCACGCCGGCTCCTGCCACGCTGCCTGTCTCAGCTCCTGCCACCACCTCAGCCAGCGACATGGACCTTTTTGGAG ATGCGTTTGCACCTTCCCCAGGAGATGGTCCTGCTGCCGCGGCCGTGGGCCCCGCTGCTGATGCGTTTGGTGGATCTG ACCCCTTCGCTACAACGGAGGGGAGTGCAGACATTGCTCCAGAGCTGGACCTGTTCGCTATGAGGCCCACCGACACGGGGCCCGCTGCCGCTGTCACCCCTCCCACCTCTAGCGAGGCGCCGACCACCGTTGCCCCCATCGCTGCCCCTGCTGCCCCCACCCCTtcttccaccaccaccaccaccaccactaccactactactaccaccgACACCACCACCACAGAGTCTGCAGCCGCCCCGACTCTAGATATCTTTGGTG ATATGTTTGATTCTATGCCTGAGCAAAGCCCCACCACAGAATCCAAAGCTGCTACCACTCCTAGCGTAGACCTTTTTGGTGCAG ACCTCCCTGCTGTTTCACGCGGTCCCTCTCCTTTGCCCGAGCCGGCTCCGGCTGGAGACATTGTGACGG ACTCGTTTACAtctccagctcctgctgcaACTACTCCTGCTGCAactgctcctgctgcagctcccGTCCCAGAGACGTCCTCTCCACCCAAAGCAGAGCTGGCGCCAGTTATTGACTTGCTGG ACTCCTTTGGCAGTCCCGTGAAAGAGACGCCGAGCTCTGCTCCTGGAGGACCTGGAGAAGACTTGCTGGGAG GCCTGATGTCCCCCACCCTGGCCCCCACTGCCGCCCCAGCTTTGGCTCCCTTAGCTCCAGCTTCAGTGCAGAATGACCTCCTGGAGTCGGGTTTTGACGCACTGGGCTCGCTGCCTTCTCCAACTCCACCAGTACCTGCTGCAGCTACAGCAGTGCCCATagtgtcagctgcagcagcaccagagCAGGCGACTCCCACACCAGCGCCCTCTGGTGGCTTTGATGCTTCAA TGTTTGGTGGGTTAGGTGACTTGCTGATGCCCGCCGTAACGCCCCAGAGCACCGGGGGCAGCACTGCTGGAAGCACAGCTGGAAGCATGGGGACTCCTGTTGGATTGGGAGGCATTGCAGCTGCTCCTCCCGCCACTCCACCTGCTACCAAAACCATTGGGGGAGATCTTGACTCGTCACTGGCCAACCTGATTGGAG ACCTCGGagtaaagaaaaa AGACCCACAGAGTGAGAAGAAACTGACTGGAGGGGCCAACTGGACACCACAGGTGGCCCCCACAAGTTGGGGTACACCAGGAGCGCCCATG GCTGCTGCCGCCCCTGGAGCTCCTGGGGCGCCAGGAGCGGCTCCACCTGCTGGAGCCATGGTGCCACCCCTGAGTGCTCAGCCTGGCTTTGGCATG CAGCCTCCAGCAGCAGGGCCAGGAGCTCCCATGATGCAGCCCATGATGGGCCAGCCTATGATGGGACAGCCAATGATGAGACCTCCCTTCACAGGGGTGGCTGGAGCTGTACCCGGAGCCACAGCACCAGGGGCACCG
- the snap91a gene encoding clathrin coat assembly protein AP180 isoform X4 — translation MSGQTLTDRIAAAQYTLTGSEVCRAVCKATTHEQTAPKKKHLEYLIQATQETNVNVPQMADTLMERVGNASWVVVFKALITTHHLMVNGNERFLQFLASRNTLFNLSNFLDKTGSHGYDMSTFIRRYSRYLNEKAFAYRQMSFDFGRVKKGADGAMRTMTVEKLLKGMHTLQSQIDALLDFDVHAQELNNGVINACFLLLFKDLIKLYACYSDGIINLLEKFFSMKRSQCKDGLEIYKRFLTRMTRVSEFFKIAEQVGIDKNDIPELTQAPESLLESLETHLNTLEGKKPEDKSPTKDATANNSSPAAGAAAGAAAAPPAKPAPPAPPARPGPPAKPPPPSVTPTALAPTSTTTSNALDDGFLLDLDPIASSSARGGATTSSTTGWGDLLAGAAPAAADGASEALLAEGQSAGAGAAVTAPSAAAAPAAAIATPATAATPAPATLPVSAPATTSASDMDLFGDAFAPSPGDGPAAAAVGPAADAFGGSDPFATTEGSADIAPELDLFAMRPTDTGPAAAVTPPTSSEAPTTVAPIAAPAAPTPSSTTTTTTTTTTTTTDTTTTESAAAPTLDIFGDMFDSMPEQSPTTESKAATTPSVDLFGADSFTSPAPAATTPAATAPAAAPVPETSSPPKAELAPVIDLLDSFGSPVKETPSSAPGGPGEDLLGGLMSPTLAPTAAPALAPLAPASVQNDLLESGFDALGSLPSPTPPVPAAATAVPIVSAAAAPEQATPTPAPSGGFDASMFGGLGDLLMPAVTPQSTGGSTAGSTAGSMGTPVGLGGIAAAPPATPPATKTIGGDLDSSLANLIGDLGVKKKDPQSEKKLTGGANWTPQVAPTSWGTPGAPMAAAAPGAPGAPGAAPPAGAMVPPLSAQPGFGMQPPAAGPGAPMMQPMMGQPMMGQPMMRPPFTGVAGAVPGATAPGAPISPAPTSQSPKKPKDPLAELDLKDFL, via the exons acCTGATCCAGGCCACCCAGGAGACCAATGTGAACGTCCCCCAGATGGCTGACACACTGATGGAAAGAGTCGGCAATGCCAGCTGGGTGGTGGTTTTCAAAGCCCTGATCACCACACACCACCTCATGGTGAATGGCAACGAG AGATTCTTGCAGTTCCTGGCATCTAGAAACACCTTGTTCAACCTGAGCAACTTCCTGGACAAGACCGGCTCCCACG GCTACGACATGTCCACATTTATCAGACGCTACAGCCGCTATCTCAACGAGAAGGCCTTTGCCTACAGACAGATGTCATTTGACTTTGGCCGAGTCAAAAAAGG AGCTGACGGCGCGATGAGAACCATGACGGTAGAGAAGCTGTTGAAAGGAATGCACACGCTGCAGAGCCAGATCGACGCACTGCTGGATTTCGAT GTGCATGCACAGGAACTGAACAACGGCGTGATAAACGCCTGCTTTCTCCTGCTCTTCAAAGATCTGATCAAGTTATACGCTTGCTACAGTGACGGCATCATTAACCTGTTAG AAAAATTTTTTAGTATGAAGAGAAGTCAGTGTAAAGACGGTCTGGAGATCTACAAAAGATTCCTGACACGAATGACTCGGGTTTCTGAATTCTTCAAAATCGCTGAG CAAGTGGGAATAGACAAAAATGACATACCTGAACTGACTCAG GCCCCGGAAAGTCTTCTGGAGTCCCTGGAGACCCACCTCAACACTCTGGAGGGCAAGAAGCC AGAGGATAA gTCACCTACCAAG GATGCAACGGCCAACAACAGCTCAccagctgctggtgctgctgctggtgctgctgctgcaccgcCGGCCAAGCCTGCGCCTCCAGCGCCCCCTGCTCGCCCCGGGCCGCCTGCCAAACCCCCTCCGCCCTCTGTCACCCCCACTGCGCTggcccccacctccaccactaCCAGCAA CGCCCTTGATGATGGTTTTCTGTTGGATCTAGATCCCATTGCCTCCTCCTCGGCACGGGGTGGTGCAACGACTTCTTCTACAACTGGATGGGGAG aTCTCTTGGCTGGGG CAGCTCCAGCTGCCGCTGATGGAGCCTCTGAAGCTCTCCTGGCGGAGGGACAGTcagctggtgctggtgctgctgtcactgctccctctgcagctgctgctcccGCAGCCGCTATTGCTACCCCTGCCACTGCTGCCACGCCGGCTCCTGCCACGCTGCCTGTCTCAGCTCCTGCCACCACCTCAGCCAGCGACATGGACCTTTTTGGAG ATGCGTTTGCACCTTCCCCAGGAGATGGTCCTGCTGCCGCGGCCGTGGGCCCCGCTGCTGATGCGTTTGGTGGATCTG ACCCCTTCGCTACAACGGAGGGGAGTGCAGACATTGCTCCAGAGCTGGACCTGTTCGCTATGAGGCCCACCGACACGGGGCCCGCTGCCGCTGTCACCCCTCCCACCTCTAGCGAGGCGCCGACCACCGTTGCCCCCATCGCTGCCCCTGCTGCCCCCACCCCTtcttccaccaccaccaccaccaccactaccactactactaccaccgACACCACCACCACAGAGTCTGCAGCCGCCCCGACTCTAGATATCTTTGGTG ATATGTTTGATTCTATGCCTGAGCAAAGCCCCACCACAGAATCCAAAGCTGCTACCACTCCTAGCGTAGACCTTTTTGGTGCAG ACTCGTTTACAtctccagctcctgctgcaACTACTCCTGCTGCAactgctcctgctgcagctcccGTCCCAGAGACGTCCTCTCCACCCAAAGCAGAGCTGGCGCCAGTTATTGACTTGCTGG ACTCCTTTGGCAGTCCCGTGAAAGAGACGCCGAGCTCTGCTCCTGGAGGACCTGGAGAAGACTTGCTGGGAG GCCTGATGTCCCCCACCCTGGCCCCCACTGCCGCCCCAGCTTTGGCTCCCTTAGCTCCAGCTTCAGTGCAGAATGACCTCCTGGAGTCGGGTTTTGACGCACTGGGCTCGCTGCCTTCTCCAACTCCACCAGTACCTGCTGCAGCTACAGCAGTGCCCATagtgtcagctgcagcagcaccagagCAGGCGACTCCCACACCAGCGCCCTCTGGTGGCTTTGATGCTTCAA TGTTTGGTGGGTTAGGTGACTTGCTGATGCCCGCCGTAACGCCCCAGAGCACCGGGGGCAGCACTGCTGGAAGCACAGCTGGAAGCATGGGGACTCCTGTTGGATTGGGAGGCATTGCAGCTGCTCCTCCCGCCACTCCACCTGCTACCAAAACCATTGGGGGAGATCTTGACTCGTCACTGGCCAACCTGATTGGAG ACCTCGGagtaaagaaaaa AGACCCACAGAGTGAGAAGAAACTGACTGGAGGGGCCAACTGGACACCACAGGTGGCCCCCACAAGTTGGGGTACACCAGGAGCGCCCATG GCTGCTGCCGCCCCTGGAGCTCCTGGGGCGCCAGGAGCGGCTCCACCTGCTGGAGCCATGGTGCCACCCCTGAGTGCTCAGCCTGGCTTTGGCATG CAGCCTCCAGCAGCAGGGCCAGGAGCTCCCATGATGCAGCCCATGATGGGCCAGCCTATGATGGGACAGCCAATGATGAGACCTCCCTTCACAGGGGTGGCTGGAGCTGTACCCGGAGCCACAGCACCAGGGGCACCG
- the snap91a gene encoding clathrin coat assembly protein AP180 isoform X3: MSGQTLTDRIAAAQYTLTGSEVCRAVCKATTHEQTAPKKKHLEYLIQATQETNVNVPQMADTLMERVGNASWVVVFKALITTHHLMVNGNERFLQFLASRNTLFNLSNFLDKTGSHGYDMSTFIRRYSRYLNEKAFAYRQMSFDFGRVKKGADGAMRTMTVEKLLKGMHTLQSQIDALLDFDVHAQELNNGVINACFLLLFKDLIKLYACYSDGIINLLEKFFSMKRSQCKDGLEIYKRFLTRMTRVSEFFKIAEQVGIDKNDIPELTQAPESLLESLETHLNTLEGKKPSPTKDATANNSSPAAGAAAGAAAAPPAKPAPPAPPARPGPPAKPPPPSVTPTALAPTSTTTSNALDDGFLLDLDPIASSSARGGATTSSTTGWGDLLAGAAPAAADGASEALLAEGQSAGAGAAVTAPSAAAAPAAAIATPATAATPAPATLPVSAPATTSASDMDLFGDAFAPSPGDGPAAAAVGPAADAFGGSDPFATTEGSADIAPELDLFAMRPTDTGPAAAVTPPTSSEAPTTVAPIAAPAAPTPSSTTTTTTTTTTTTTDTTTTESAAAPTLDIFGDMFDSMPEQSPTTESKAATTPSVDLFGADLPAVSRGPSPLPEPAPAGDIVTDSFTSPAPAATTPAATAPAAAPVPETSSPPKAELAPVIDLLDSFGSPVKETPSSAPGGPGEDLLGGLMSPTLAPTAAPALAPLAPASVQNDLLESGFDALGSLPSPTPPVPAAATAVPIVSAAAAPEQATPTPAPSGGFDASMFGGLGDLLMPAVTPQSTGGSTAGSTAGSMGTPVGLGGIAAAPPATPPATKTIGGDLDSSLANLIGDLGVKKKDPQSEKKLTGGANWTPQVAPTSWGTPGAPMAAAAPGAPGAPGAAPPAGAMVPPLSAQPGFGMQPPAAGPGAPMMQPMMGQPMMGQPMMRPPFTGVAGAVPGATAPGAPISPAPTSQSPKKPKDPLAELDLKDFL; this comes from the exons acCTGATCCAGGCCACCCAGGAGACCAATGTGAACGTCCCCCAGATGGCTGACACACTGATGGAAAGAGTCGGCAATGCCAGCTGGGTGGTGGTTTTCAAAGCCCTGATCACCACACACCACCTCATGGTGAATGGCAACGAG AGATTCTTGCAGTTCCTGGCATCTAGAAACACCTTGTTCAACCTGAGCAACTTCCTGGACAAGACCGGCTCCCACG GCTACGACATGTCCACATTTATCAGACGCTACAGCCGCTATCTCAACGAGAAGGCCTTTGCCTACAGACAGATGTCATTTGACTTTGGCCGAGTCAAAAAAGG AGCTGACGGCGCGATGAGAACCATGACGGTAGAGAAGCTGTTGAAAGGAATGCACACGCTGCAGAGCCAGATCGACGCACTGCTGGATTTCGAT GTGCATGCACAGGAACTGAACAACGGCGTGATAAACGCCTGCTTTCTCCTGCTCTTCAAAGATCTGATCAAGTTATACGCTTGCTACAGTGACGGCATCATTAACCTGTTAG AAAAATTTTTTAGTATGAAGAGAAGTCAGTGTAAAGACGGTCTGGAGATCTACAAAAGATTCCTGACACGAATGACTCGGGTTTCTGAATTCTTCAAAATCGCTGAG CAAGTGGGAATAGACAAAAATGACATACCTGAACTGACTCAG GCCCCGGAAAGTCTTCTGGAGTCCCTGGAGACCCACCTCAACACTCTGGAGGGCAAGAAGCC gTCACCTACCAAG GATGCAACGGCCAACAACAGCTCAccagctgctggtgctgctgctggtgctgctgctgcaccgcCGGCCAAGCCTGCGCCTCCAGCGCCCCCTGCTCGCCCCGGGCCGCCTGCCAAACCCCCTCCGCCCTCTGTCACCCCCACTGCGCTggcccccacctccaccactaCCAGCAA CGCCCTTGATGATGGTTTTCTGTTGGATCTAGATCCCATTGCCTCCTCCTCGGCACGGGGTGGTGCAACGACTTCTTCTACAACTGGATGGGGAG aTCTCTTGGCTGGGG CAGCTCCAGCTGCCGCTGATGGAGCCTCTGAAGCTCTCCTGGCGGAGGGACAGTcagctggtgctggtgctgctgtcactgctccctctgcagctgctgctcccGCAGCCGCTATTGCTACCCCTGCCACTGCTGCCACGCCGGCTCCTGCCACGCTGCCTGTCTCAGCTCCTGCCACCACCTCAGCCAGCGACATGGACCTTTTTGGAG ATGCGTTTGCACCTTCCCCAGGAGATGGTCCTGCTGCCGCGGCCGTGGGCCCCGCTGCTGATGCGTTTGGTGGATCTG ACCCCTTCGCTACAACGGAGGGGAGTGCAGACATTGCTCCAGAGCTGGACCTGTTCGCTATGAGGCCCACCGACACGGGGCCCGCTGCCGCTGTCACCCCTCCCACCTCTAGCGAGGCGCCGACCACCGTTGCCCCCATCGCTGCCCCTGCTGCCCCCACCCCTtcttccaccaccaccaccaccaccactaccactactactaccaccgACACCACCACCACAGAGTCTGCAGCCGCCCCGACTCTAGATATCTTTGGTG ATATGTTTGATTCTATGCCTGAGCAAAGCCCCACCACAGAATCCAAAGCTGCTACCACTCCTAGCGTAGACCTTTTTGGTGCAG ACCTCCCTGCTGTTTCACGCGGTCCCTCTCCTTTGCCCGAGCCGGCTCCGGCTGGAGACATTGTGACGG ACTCGTTTACAtctccagctcctgctgcaACTACTCCTGCTGCAactgctcctgctgcagctcccGTCCCAGAGACGTCCTCTCCACCCAAAGCAGAGCTGGCGCCAGTTATTGACTTGCTGG ACTCCTTTGGCAGTCCCGTGAAAGAGACGCCGAGCTCTGCTCCTGGAGGACCTGGAGAAGACTTGCTGGGAG GCCTGATGTCCCCCACCCTGGCCCCCACTGCCGCCCCAGCTTTGGCTCCCTTAGCTCCAGCTTCAGTGCAGAATGACCTCCTGGAGTCGGGTTTTGACGCACTGGGCTCGCTGCCTTCTCCAACTCCACCAGTACCTGCTGCAGCTACAGCAGTGCCCATagtgtcagctgcagcagcaccagagCAGGCGACTCCCACACCAGCGCCCTCTGGTGGCTTTGATGCTTCAA TGTTTGGTGGGTTAGGTGACTTGCTGATGCCCGCCGTAACGCCCCAGAGCACCGGGGGCAGCACTGCTGGAAGCACAGCTGGAAGCATGGGGACTCCTGTTGGATTGGGAGGCATTGCAGCTGCTCCTCCCGCCACTCCACCTGCTACCAAAACCATTGGGGGAGATCTTGACTCGTCACTGGCCAACCTGATTGGAG ACCTCGGagtaaagaaaaa AGACCCACAGAGTGAGAAGAAACTGACTGGAGGGGCCAACTGGACACCACAGGTGGCCCCCACAAGTTGGGGTACACCAGGAGCGCCCATG GCTGCTGCCGCCCCTGGAGCTCCTGGGGCGCCAGGAGCGGCTCCACCTGCTGGAGCCATGGTGCCACCCCTGAGTGCTCAGCCTGGCTTTGGCATG CAGCCTCCAGCAGCAGGGCCAGGAGCTCCCATGATGCAGCCCATGATGGGCCAGCCTATGATGGGACAGCCAATGATGAGACCTCCCTTCACAGGGGTGGCTGGAGCTGTACCCGGAGCCACAGCACCAGGGGCACCG